The following coding sequences lie in one Vibrio spartinae genomic window:
- a CDS encoding GntR family transcriptional regulator: protein MSNDEKIYQKMLKAIVEHQLAPGVRLPEDRLSEAFGVSRTGIRKVLQRLALERFVVIEPNKGAHVNRPTPQEAEEVLSSRILLEPLLIPELQKHWTAQQSERFTQMINEEKEAERYGHLSDSIQLTARFHYELAKQAGNSVLADFIEQLCYRSSLVIAAFGSQQSVSCDCGDHAELITLLNQQETHAAQQWMTHHLHHIRASLRLEQNQKTVIDFQQIFAGTEK from the coding sequence ATGTCGAATGATGAAAAAATTTATCAGAAAATGCTCAAAGCGATTGTTGAGCATCAACTCGCACCGGGCGTGCGCCTGCCGGAGGATCGGCTCTCTGAAGCATTCGGCGTCAGCCGAACCGGGATTCGCAAAGTGTTGCAACGTTTGGCATTAGAACGGTTTGTGGTGATCGAACCGAATAAAGGCGCGCATGTGAATCGCCCGACACCGCAGGAAGCGGAAGAGGTACTGAGTAGCCGAATCCTGCTCGAACCCTTGCTGATTCCTGAGCTACAGAAACATTGGACTGCGCAGCAATCCGAGCGGTTTACCCAGATGATCAATGAGGAAAAAGAAGCCGAACGCTATGGGCATCTCTCCGATTCAATTCAGCTCACCGCCCGCTTCCATTACGAGCTTGCCAAACAAGCCGGTAATTCGGTACTGGCCGATTTTATCGAACAACTCTGCTATCGCTCGTCGCTGGTCATCGCTGCATTCGGCTCACAGCAAAGCGTTAGCTGTGACTGTGGCGATCATGCCGAACTGATTACGCTGCTCAACCAGCAAGAGACGCACGCCGCGCAACAGTGGATGACCCACCATCTCCATCATATCCGAGCCTCGTTGAGACTCGAACAAAACCAGAAAACTGTGATTGATTTTCAGCAGATTTTTGCCGGAACAGAAAAATAA
- a CDS encoding bile acid:sodium symporter family protein — protein sequence MSIINKLKKEWFLVGMVAAILLATVSEQVGRSGGLIHLDKLTGIGVAIVFFLHGLGLSPQKIKQGVSNWKLHVYIQLATYLFYPLLWVILGNGMLAWMPTSLAFGFCYLFVLPSTISSSVAMTSVGKGNVPGAIFNASLSSILGVFLTPLMIQFFMGMKGVQLDLMSSVLSIAKLLLIPMIVGQLARPLLLNFIERHKSVVNKVDKYVILLIVYNAFCDSVANGIWQNFSVGMLATAIGICCIVLLVMVHSIQWGAQRCQFSRADEVAAVFCGTKKTLAAGVPMATVIFGTDPNLGMILLPIMLYHPIQIFYCAILANRYAKRYQPASEAAANS from the coding sequence ATGAGTATCATCAATAAATTAAAAAAAGAGTGGTTTCTGGTTGGTATGGTGGCCGCCATCTTGCTGGCGACTGTTTCTGAGCAGGTGGGGCGTTCCGGTGGGTTGATTCATCTCGACAAACTGACCGGGATCGGCGTCGCGATTGTCTTCTTCTTACACGGGTTAGGGCTGTCTCCGCAGAAAATTAAGCAAGGCGTGAGCAACTGGAAACTGCACGTGTATATACAGTTGGCGACTTACCTGTTTTATCCGTTACTGTGGGTTATTTTAGGGAATGGCATGCTGGCATGGATGCCGACGTCGCTTGCTTTTGGTTTCTGCTATCTGTTTGTGTTGCCCAGTACCATTTCTTCCTCGGTTGCGATGACCAGTGTTGGTAAAGGCAATGTCCCGGGGGCAATTTTTAATGCATCACTTTCCAGTATTCTCGGTGTTTTTCTCACCCCGTTGATGATTCAGTTCTTTATGGGCATGAAAGGGGTGCAGTTAGATCTGATGAGCTCGGTACTCTCTATCGCCAAACTGTTGTTAATCCCGATGATTGTCGGACAACTTGCCAGACCGCTGTTACTGAATTTTATCGAACGACATAAGTCTGTGGTCAACAAAGTGGATAAGTACGTTATTCTACTGATTGTCTATAATGCGTTTTGTGACTCGGTCGCAAATGGCATCTGGCAGAACTTCTCGGTCGGGATGTTAGCTACCGCCATTGGCATCTGTTGTATTGTGCTGTTGGTGATGGTTCATTCGATTCAATGGGGCGCGCAGCGTTGTCAGTTTTCGCGGGCAGATGAAGTAGCTGCGGTGTTTTGTGGTACCAAGAAAACGCTGGCGGCAGGGGTGCCGATGGCAACGGTTATTTTTGGTACCGACCCGAACCTTGGCATGATTTTGCTACCGATAATGCTTTATCACCCGATTCAGATTTTCTACTGTGCAATTCTTGCGAATCGGTATGCCAAACGTTATCAGCCAGCCAGTGAGGCTGCTGCTAACTCGTAA
- a CDS encoding AAA family ATPase, giving the protein MSSSLDKITIKGFKSIQALEDFELNALNIIVGANGAGKSNFVAFFKLLSALIDGKLNRFVRDSGGASDLFFCGPKVTKKIEFATHFGSRGFRFNLVATPSNDAAIEDEARYYKYSKTGWWNLGDSSGGTSKMVSEVEQNTPDAKFSKPVYDAIASWKIYHFHDTSSTAPMRGEEIIQDNKILRWDASNIGAFLLKLKSDYPSAYKDIVNAIKLVTPFFDEFLIEPFKRGEKEVVNLTWLQKGSDYPMQPYHLSDGSIRFICLATALLQPNPPATMIIDEPELGLHPAAISILAELIKAASERTQVVVATQSPELINYFSIEDIIVANRQGGASTFNRLQAEDYQEWLEDYSVGELWNKNVIAGGPVNE; this is encoded by the coding sequence ATGAGCAGCTCTTTAGATAAAATAACAATTAAAGGTTTCAAGTCTATTCAGGCTCTGGAAGATTTTGAGCTTAATGCGCTCAATATCATTGTCGGAGCGAATGGGGCAGGTAAAAGTAATTTTGTTGCCTTTTTTAAGTTATTAAGCGCTCTCATTGATGGCAAATTGAATCGTTTTGTACGGGATAGCGGAGGAGCCAGTGATTTATTTTTTTGTGGTCCCAAGGTCACCAAAAAAATTGAGTTTGCGACTCATTTTGGCTCTCGGGGATTCCGCTTTAATTTAGTTGCAACACCCAGTAATGATGCAGCAATTGAAGATGAAGCCAGATATTACAAATATAGCAAAACTGGCTGGTGGAACTTAGGTGATAGTTCCGGAGGCACTTCTAAAATGGTTTCAGAGGTGGAACAGAATACACCTGATGCGAAATTCTCAAAACCTGTCTACGATGCCATTGCTTCCTGGAAGATTTATCACTTTCACGATACAAGCTCGACTGCACCGATGCGCGGTGAAGAAATCATTCAAGACAATAAAATATTACGCTGGGATGCATCCAATATTGGTGCATTTTTGTTGAAACTGAAAAGTGATTATCCAAGTGCATATAAAGATATTGTTAACGCAATTAAATTAGTCACCCCTTTTTTTGATGAATTTCTCATTGAGCCGTTTAAGCGTGGTGAAAAAGAAGTGGTGAACTTAACTTGGTTACAAAAGGGTTCCGATTACCCGATGCAGCCATATCATCTTTCAGATGGTTCTATTCGTTTTATCTGTCTGGCAACCGCTTTATTGCAACCAAATCCGCCTGCTACCATGATTATTGATGAGCCTGAACTTGGGCTACATCCTGCGGCAATCTCTATACTCGCTGAATTAATCAAAGCTGCGTCTGAGCGAACTCAAGTGGTTGTGGCAACGCAGTCTCCTGAACTGATTAATTACTTTTCAATTGAAGATATCATTGTTGCAAATCGACAAGGTGGCGCATCGACATTTAATCGTTTGCAAGCAGAAGATTATCAGGAATGGCTCGAAGACTACTCAGTCGGTGAACTGTGGAATAAAAATGTCATTGCTGGAGGTCCCGTCAATGAATAA
- a CDS encoding NCS1 family nucleobase:cation symporter-1 produces MMKTTQLPTSPRLCNEDLAPETEQKWGWYSIFAFWMSDVHSVGGYVFAASLFALGLNGIQVFISLLAGISIVMVFANLMGKPGQQSGAPFPVIARMSFGVFGANIPAVIRGLIAVVWYGIQTFLASSSFIILLLYFFPQLSSLADKSFVGLSYLGWIGFSAMWLMQVIVFMFGMTMIRKVIDWSGPAIYVAMFALCLYMINRAGWDNISFNLSSHNLGGWDAITQMIIAIALVAGYFAGPTLNFSDFSRYCSSYQKLKFGNWLGLPLNFILFSLFSVVIVSASIPVFGEMITDPVETVKRLDSGLITVLGALTFIFATVGINIVANFVAPAFDFSNVSPQKISFKLGGFIAAFGSVLLTPWNLFNNPEVIHYTVDILAAMIGPLYGIILVDYFLIKKGQIDVPSLYTESPQGQYWYENGVNKKSIYALVIAGFVAVCATFWVTELANYALFIGGGVAASTYRFLMESERVRVGGLKLAKQKS; encoded by the coding sequence ATGATGAAAACGACACAACTACCAACCAGCCCTCGGCTGTGTAATGAAGATCTGGCCCCTGAAACGGAACAAAAGTGGGGTTGGTATAGTATTTTTGCGTTCTGGATGTCTGATGTTCACAGCGTCGGTGGCTACGTTTTTGCCGCGAGCCTATTTGCGCTCGGGCTCAATGGTATTCAGGTGTTTATCAGTTTACTGGCCGGTATATCCATCGTGATGGTCTTTGCGAACCTGATGGGTAAACCGGGTCAGCAATCCGGAGCACCGTTTCCGGTGATTGCCCGGATGTCATTCGGGGTCTTCGGGGCGAATATTCCTGCGGTGATTCGCGGGTTAATTGCTGTGGTCTGGTACGGGATTCAAACCTTCTTAGCTTCAAGCTCCTTTATTATTTTACTGTTGTACTTCTTCCCTCAGTTAAGCAGTTTGGCGGACAAAAGCTTTGTCGGATTATCCTATCTCGGCTGGATTGGCTTCAGTGCGATGTGGTTGATGCAAGTGATTGTTTTTATGTTCGGCATGACGATGATCCGCAAAGTGATCGACTGGTCAGGGCCGGCGATTTATGTGGCGATGTTTGCACTGTGTCTGTACATGATTAACCGTGCCGGATGGGACAACATCAGCTTTAACCTGAGCAGTCATAACCTCGGCGGATGGGATGCGATCACCCAGATGATTATTGCCATTGCACTGGTTGCTGGTTATTTCGCAGGACCGACCCTCAACTTCAGTGACTTTTCGCGTTATTGCAGTAGTTATCAAAAGCTGAAGTTTGGTAACTGGCTCGGTCTGCCACTGAACTTTATTCTGTTCTCGCTGTTCAGTGTGGTGATTGTGTCTGCATCCATTCCGGTCTTTGGTGAAATGATTACCGACCCGGTTGAAACAGTCAAACGACTCGATTCCGGGCTGATTACCGTGTTGGGGGCTCTGACATTCATTTTTGCAACCGTGGGGATCAATATCGTCGCCAACTTCGTGGCACCGGCATTTGATTTCTCGAACGTGTCACCGCAGAAAATCAGTTTCAAACTCGGTGGCTTTATCGCTGCGTTCGGTTCGGTTCTGCTGACACCGTGGAACCTGTTTAACAACCCGGAAGTGATTCACTACACGGTCGATATTCTGGCTGCGATGATCGGCCCGCTGTACGGCATTATTCTGGTCGACTACTTCCTGATTAAGAAAGGTCAGATTGATGTCCCATCGTTATATACCGAATCCCCGCAAGGGCAATACTGGTATGAAAATGGTGTGAACAAAAAAAGCATCTATGCCCTTGTAATTGCTGGCTTCGTGGCTGTCTGTGCTACATTTTGGGTCACTGAACTTGCCAACTATGCGCTGTTTATCGGGGGTGGGGTTGCCGCATCGACTTATCGCTTCCTGATGGAATCGGAGCGGGTGCGTGTCGGCGGCTTAAAGCTGGCGAAACAAAAGTCTTAA
- a CDS encoding DUF4276 family protein: protein MNNYIEVVAIVEGRTEQVFVERVLAPYLSYKNISIRATQISKSGQKGGDVKFSRAERDIGRFLKQRPDIYVTQFFDYYGLKEWPDLDSITTQDHTEIAQLLNEAARGQIVNRYGNYRADSRFIPYMAMHEFEALLFSDEAILADELGVGVENITAILTECKEPEKINNSRETAPSKRLAQLKGAGKFKKAIDGISIADRIGVETMRQRCPLFNEWLNQLESKLG, encoded by the coding sequence ATGAATAATTACATCGAGGTGGTCGCGATCGTTGAGGGAAGAACCGAGCAAGTGTTTGTCGAGCGTGTTCTGGCACCTTATCTTTCCTATAAAAACATCTCGATTAGAGCGACTCAGATCTCTAAATCCGGTCAAAAGGGTGGTGATGTTAAGTTTAGCCGTGCTGAAAGGGACATTGGCCGTTTTTTGAAGCAAAGACCTGATATCTATGTAACTCAGTTTTTTGATTATTACGGCTTAAAAGAATGGCCTGATTTAGATTCGATTACGACTCAAGACCATACTGAAATAGCTCAATTGTTAAATGAAGCTGCACGAGGACAAATTGTAAACCGCTATGGTAATTATCGAGCAGACAGTCGATTTATTCCTTACATGGCGATGCATGAATTTGAGGCTTTATTGTTTAGTGATGAAGCTATTTTGGCCGATGAACTTGGCGTGGGTGTTGAAAACATTACAGCCATATTGACCGAGTGCAAAGAACCGGAAAAAATTAACAATAGTCGAGAAACTGCACCGTCAAAAAGGCTGGCTCAGTTAAAAGGCGCTGGAAAATTCAAGAAAGCAATCGATGGTATCAGTATTGCGGATCGAATTGGTGTCGAGACAATGCGTCAGCGATGCCCACTATTTAATGAGTGGTTAAATCAACTGGAATCAAAGTTGGGATGA
- a CDS encoding MurR/RpiR family transcriptional regulator, with amino-acid sequence MNDQTHDVSQPVHQSSANCPLSERITRHYASLTDNNRRLADYLQLNPEKVLMLSTSEIAEACQVSKTSVSRFIRKLGYEDHLALRQELMIERDNGQPVMMTTLDDSEFNHELRALEKLWEQLTQQDHYALIEKLATAKRIKIIGYRNSYPLAMHFRQQLMQCRTQVELLPLPGQTIGEDLASIEDDDFTIVIGIRRRVANFEKIMSFLASRESLLITDQSGQKYAQQAGHYFICYMNNELPLDSYTVPMSLISHLVNQTFLHLKSKSTQVSRKISMNYAQLNELE; translated from the coding sequence ATGAATGACCAAACCCATGATGTCAGTCAACCCGTTCATCAGTCATCGGCAAACTGTCCGCTCAGTGAACGGATCACCCGGCATTATGCCAGTCTGACAGACAATAACCGGCGTCTGGCGGATTACCTGCAATTGAACCCGGAAAAGGTGCTGATGTTATCCACCAGCGAGATTGCTGAAGCGTGCCAGGTCTCGAAAACCAGTGTCAGTCGTTTTATCCGCAAACTGGGCTATGAAGACCACCTTGCTTTACGTCAGGAGTTGATGATTGAGCGGGATAATGGTCAGCCGGTGATGATGACGACACTGGATGACTCTGAATTCAATCATGAGTTGCGGGCTCTCGAAAAACTCTGGGAACAACTGACTCAGCAGGATCATTACGCATTAATTGAGAAACTGGCGACGGCAAAACGGATCAAAATTATCGGCTATCGCAACAGTTACCCGCTGGCGATGCATTTTCGTCAGCAGCTCATGCAGTGTCGGACACAGGTTGAGTTATTGCCGTTACCCGGTCAGACGATTGGTGAAGATCTGGCATCCATTGAGGACGATGATTTTACGATTGTGATCGGTATCCGTCGGCGGGTGGCAAATTTTGAGAAAATAATGTCTTTTCTGGCATCGCGGGAGAGCTTACTGATTACCGATCAGTCCGGGCAGAAATATGCGCAGCAAGCTGGGCACTACTTTATCTGTTATATGAATAATGAGCTGCCGTTAGACAGCTATACGGTGCCGATGAGCTTGATTTCACATCTGGTCAATCAAACGTTTTTACACTTAAAGAGCAAATCGACGCAGGTCAGTCGAAAAATCAGTATGAACTATGCTCAGCTCAACGAATTAGAGTAA
- a CDS encoding amino acid ABC transporter permease, translating to MMQFTDWDIFRNLLLAARWTLLLSVYAFIGGGLVGLGLTLLRSTRNPLFTRLIQLYVELFQGTPLLMQLFLAFFGLSLLGIEVSAWSAAILALTLFSSAFFHDIWRGCIESLPKGQWEACRTLGLTYLQTMRHVIFPQAMRIAIAPTVGFSVQIVKGTALASIIGFVELTKAGTMLNNATFQPFKVFAMVALLYFAICFPLSMFARYLESRKV from the coding sequence ATGATGCAGTTTACCGATTGGGATATCTTCCGTAACCTCCTGCTGGCGGCGCGCTGGACGTTATTGTTGTCTGTGTATGCCTTTATCGGCGGTGGTCTGGTCGGATTGGGGCTGACCTTATTACGCAGTACGCGCAACCCGTTGTTTACCCGTTTGATTCAGCTCTATGTTGAACTGTTTCAAGGGACACCGTTATTGATGCAGCTCTTTCTGGCTTTCTTTGGCCTGTCGCTGCTCGGTATCGAAGTCAGTGCATGGTCGGCAGCGATTCTGGCGTTAACGTTATTCAGCAGTGCGTTTTTCCATGATATCTGGCGGGGATGTATTGAATCCTTACCCAAAGGTCAGTGGGAAGCCTGTCGGACGCTGGGGCTGACTTATCTGCAAACGATGCGACATGTGATTTTCCCGCAAGCAATGCGCATTGCGATTGCCCCGACAGTGGGGTTCTCGGTGCAAATTGTCAAAGGGACTGCCTTGGCATCGATTATTGGTTTCGTCGAATTAACCAAAGCCGGCACCATGCTCAACAATGCAACATTTCAGCCGTTTAAAGTGTTTGCCATGGTGGCGCTGCTCTATTTTGCAATTTGCTTTCCTTTATCGATGTTTGCCCGTTATCTCGAATCACGCAAGGTTTGA
- a CDS encoding amino acid ABC transporter ATP-binding protein, translating to MSLISVDQVHKFYGENHVLKGVDLKIQAGEVISIIGRSGSGKSTLLRCMNGLETYQEGAIIVDQQAVENDEYKLRLLSQSVGMVFQSFNLFPHKTVGENVMLAPKLVQKKTTAACQQIARELLEKVGLGDKFDAYPGNLSGGQQQRVAIARSLAMSPKVLLCDEITSALDPELVGEVLKVLEQLKAEGMTLILVTHEMNFARDVGDRVVFMNEGKVWETGPSEAVFANPQTAELRSFLSAVL from the coding sequence ATGTCACTCATTAGTGTTGATCAGGTTCATAAGTTTTATGGTGAAAACCATGTATTGAAAGGGGTAGACCTGAAAATTCAAGCCGGAGAAGTGATCTCGATTATCGGCCGGAGTGGCTCAGGAAAAAGCACGTTGCTGCGGTGTATGAACGGTCTGGAAACCTATCAGGAAGGCGCGATCATCGTCGATCAGCAAGCCGTAGAAAATGATGAATATAAACTGCGTTTATTGAGTCAGAGTGTTGGCATGGTCTTTCAGAGCTTCAATCTGTTTCCTCACAAAACCGTTGGTGAAAATGTCATGCTGGCACCGAAACTGGTGCAGAAAAAAACGACCGCAGCCTGTCAGCAAATTGCTCGCGAATTACTGGAAAAAGTCGGACTGGGCGATAAATTTGACGCCTATCCGGGCAATCTTTCCGGCGGCCAGCAACAGCGCGTGGCGATTGCTCGTTCACTGGCGATGTCCCCGAAAGTCCTGTTATGTGATGAAATTACATCAGCGTTGGATCCTGAACTTGTCGGTGAAGTGCTGAAAGTGCTTGAACAACTCAAAGCGGAAGGGATGACGCTGATTTTAGTCACCCATGAAATGAATTTCGCCCGGGATGTCGGGGATCGGGTCGTGTTTATGAACGAAGGTAAAGTGTGGGAAACCGGGCCGAGTGAAGCGGTGTTCGCTAATCCGCAAACTGCGGAGCTGAGAAGTTTTCTCTCTGCGGTACTTTAA
- a CDS encoding transporter substrate-binding domain-containing protein — MKLLRLFVIAVASVMLMGYTLTASADQLETIQKRGVLKVAVPQDFPPFGSVGTDMQPQGYDIDMAAYIAKQMKVKLKLVPVTSANRIPYLQTQKVDLVISSMGKNPQREKAIDFSEAYAPFYLGVFGTADEQVSAADDLANKTIGVTRGSVEDLELSKLAPASATIKRFEDNNATLSAFLSGQISLIATGNLVVTEIATRYPNKAPQTKFLLKNSPCYVGVMKGEQSLVSEVNRLIEQAKANGVLEQLSQKWLKAPFPKNLGA, encoded by the coding sequence ATGAAATTACTTCGATTGTTTGTTATAGCAGTGGCTTCGGTCATGTTGATGGGATACACACTGACCGCGTCAGCCGATCAACTGGAAACTATTCAGAAACGTGGGGTATTAAAGGTGGCGGTGCCTCAGGATTTTCCACCGTTTGGTTCTGTCGGAACAGACATGCAGCCACAGGGATACGATATTGATATGGCGGCCTACATTGCCAAGCAGATGAAGGTCAAATTGAAATTGGTGCCGGTCACCAGTGCGAACCGGATCCCGTATCTGCAAACACAAAAAGTGGATTTAGTGATTTCAAGTATGGGGAAAAACCCACAACGTGAAAAAGCAATCGACTTCAGTGAAGCATATGCACCGTTTTATCTGGGCGTATTCGGAACTGCTGATGAGCAAGTGAGCGCTGCGGATGATTTGGCGAATAAAACCATCGGTGTGACTCGTGGCTCAGTGGAAGACCTTGAGTTAAGCAAACTGGCGCCGGCATCGGCAACGATTAAACGGTTTGAAGACAACAATGCCACTCTGTCGGCTTTCTTGTCCGGGCAGATCAGTCTGATAGCCACTGGGAATTTGGTGGTCACCGAAATTGCGACCCGCTACCCGAATAAAGCACCTCAGACGAAGTTTTTACTGAAAAATTCACCGTGTTATGTCGGGGTGATGAAAGGTGAGCAATCATTGGTCAGCGAAGTCAATCGCTTGATCGAACAAGCGAAAGCCAATGGTGTACTTGAGCAGTTGTCACAAAAATGGCTCAAAGCGCCCTTTCCGAAAAACTTAGGCGCTTAA
- the puuE gene encoding allantoinase PuuE gives MEENNPRDYIGYGRAVPNAQWPGQARIALQFVLNYEEGGENCVLHGDDHAETFLSDIFGAEPYPERHMSMESLYEYGSRVGVWRILNEFHQRDLPLTIFGIATALQRNPAVTQAIVEADHEIVCHGLKWIHYQSMPIEQERQHMQEALDIIENLTGKRPVGWYTGRDSPNTRQLVAEQDGLLYDSDYYGDDLPFWTPVAGQADPHLVIPYTLDTNDMRFASPYGFSHGDEFFQYLKDHFDCLYAEGKESPKMMSIGMHCRILGKPSRFMALKKFLDYVQSHEHVWIAKREAIARHWIETHPPAL, from the coding sequence ATGGAAGAGAACAATCCCCGCGATTATATCGGCTATGGCCGCGCCGTGCCAAATGCCCAGTGGCCGGGACAAGCGCGTATCGCGCTGCAATTTGTGTTGAACTACGAAGAAGGCGGGGAAAACTGCGTGCTGCACGGGGATGACCATGCCGAGACATTTCTCTCTGATATATTTGGGGCCGAGCCTTATCCCGAACGCCACATGAGTATGGAATCTCTTTATGAATATGGCTCCCGGGTCGGCGTCTGGCGGATCCTGAATGAATTTCATCAACGCGACCTGCCATTGACGATTTTCGGCATTGCAACCGCACTCCAACGTAACCCGGCAGTGACTCAAGCGATTGTCGAGGCGGATCATGAGATTGTCTGCCATGGCCTGAAATGGATTCATTATCAGAGTATGCCGATCGAGCAGGAACGTCAGCACATGCAGGAAGCGCTGGATATTATTGAAAACCTGACAGGCAAACGTCCGGTTGGCTGGTACACCGGGCGCGACTCACCGAACACGCGTCAGCTCGTAGCAGAACAGGACGGCTTGCTCTATGACTCTGATTATTACGGAGACGATCTGCCATTCTGGACACCGGTTGCAGGTCAGGCTGACCCACATCTGGTGATCCCTTACACCCTTGATACCAATGATATGCGCTTTGCGTCCCCTTATGGTTTCAGTCACGGAGATGAATTCTTCCAGTATCTGAAAGATCATTTTGATTGCTTATATGCAGAAGGCAAAGAAAGCCCCAAAATGATGTCGATTGGGATGCATTGTCGGATTCTGGGGAAACCGAGCCGATTTATGGCGCTGAAGAAGTTCCTCGATTATGTTCAGTCCCACGAGCACGTCTGGATCGCAAAACGAGAAGCCATTGCCCGACATTGGATTGAGACCCATCCGCCGGCCCTTTAA
- a CDS encoding amino acid ABC transporter permease, giving the protein MSYQLDYAGLAPYLPQFVAGVWTTVQLTVISTVVGLVVGTLCAAGRTGRQPGVRLLCASYIEVTRNTPFIVQLFFIFFGLPALGLKLTAWEAGVIAMVFNLGAYSAEIIRAGIGAVPYGQWEAGKTLGLTRRQIFIHIVLPPAYQRVYPALVSQCIIVMLGSAVVSQISVEDLTFAANFVQSRSFLSFESYTLTAVIYLVLAILMRQGFAYFRHLAFKNPSL; this is encoded by the coding sequence ATGAGTTATCAGCTAGACTATGCCGGATTAGCGCCATACCTGCCACAGTTCGTGGCAGGTGTCTGGACGACGGTGCAATTGACGGTGATTTCAACTGTCGTAGGGCTGGTGGTTGGCACGTTGTGTGCCGCAGGCAGAACCGGACGCCAACCCGGGGTGCGCTTGCTGTGTGCCAGTTATATTGAAGTCACTCGCAACACCCCGTTTATTGTGCAGCTCTTTTTCATTTTCTTTGGTTTACCGGCACTCGGCCTCAAGCTTACTGCATGGGAGGCGGGTGTGATTGCCATGGTCTTCAACCTCGGCGCATACAGTGCCGAGATTATCCGGGCCGGTATTGGTGCTGTGCCTTATGGGCAATGGGAGGCGGGTAAAACGTTGGGGCTGACCCGACGTCAAATCTTCATCCACATTGTTTTGCCACCCGCATACCAACGGGTTTATCCGGCGTTGGTCAGTCAATGCATTATTGTGATGCTCGGTTCGGCGGTGGTGTCGCAAATATCGGTCGAAGACCTGACCTTTGCTGCAAACTTTGTGCAATCCCGTAGTTTTCTGAGTTTTGAATCCTACACATTAACCGCGGTGATTTATCTGGTACTGGCGATTTTGATGCGCCAAGGATTCGCTTATTTCCGCCACCTTGCGTTTAAAAACCCATCGTTATAG